The following are encoded together in the Coturnix japonica isolate 7356 chromosome 8, Coturnix japonica 2.1, whole genome shotgun sequence genome:
- the PRPF38A gene encoding pre-mRNA-splicing factor 38A codes for MANRTVKDAHSIHGTNPQYLVEKIIRTRIYESKYWKEECFGLTAELVVDKAMELKYVGGVYGGNIKPTPFLCLTLKMLQIQPEKDIIVEFIKNEDFKYVRMLGALYMRLTGTAIDCYKYLEPLYNDYRKIKSQNRNGEFELMHVDEFIDELLHEERVCDIILPRLQKRYVLEEAEQLEPRVSALEEDMDDVESSEEEEEEDEKLERVPSPDHRRRGYRDLDKPRRSPAIRYRRSRSRSPRRRSRSPKRRSPSPRRERHRSKSPRRHRSRSRERRHRSRSKSPGHHRSHRHRSHSKSPERSKKSHKKSRRGNE; via the exons ATGGCGAACCGTACGGTAAAGGACGCGCACAGCATCCACGGCACCAACCCGCAGTACCTCGTGGAGAAGATTATCCGCACCCGCATCTACGAGTCCAAGTATTGGAAGGAGGAATGCTTCGGCCTCACGG CCGAGCTGGTGGTGGACAAGGCCATGGAGCTGAAGTACGTGGGGGGGGTGTATGGAGGGAACATCAAACCGACGCCGTTCCTGTGTCTGACGCTGAAGATGCTGCAGATCCAGCCCGAGAAGGACATCATCGTGGAGTTCATCAAGAACGAGGACTTCAA GTACGTCCGAATGCTCGGTGCGTTGTACATGAGATTGACAGGCACAGCTATTGACTGCTACAAGTATCTTGAGCCACTGTACAACGACTATcgaaaaataaaaagtcagaaCAGAAATGGGG aaTTTGAACTGATGCACGTGGATGAATTTATCGATGAACTACTCCATGAGGAACGTGTGTGTGATATAATTTTGCCTCGATTGCAG AAACGATATGTTCTGGAAGAAGCTGAGCAACTTGAACCTCGTGTTAGTGCTCTGGAAGAAGACATGGATGATGTAGAATCtagtgaggaggaagaagaggaagatgaaaag CTGGAGCGAGTTCCCTCTCCTGATCACCGCAGAAGAGGCTACAGAGACCTTGACAAACCCCGTAGGTCTCCAGCTATACGATACAGGCGGAGCCGAAGCAGGTCTCCACGAAG GCGAAGCCGCTCTCCAAAGAGAAGAAG TCCATCACCACGTCGGGAGAGGCATCGCAGCAAAAGCCCAAGACGACACCGGAGCAGATCCAGGGAGAGGCGCCACAGATCAAGATCTAAATCTCCAg GGCATCATCGCAGTCACAGACACAGAAGTCATTCCAAATCACCTGAAAG ATCAAAGAAAAGTCACAAGAAGAGTCGTCGAGGGAATGAATAA